TTGATCGTGGTTCCGCTGCATGGCTTGGGCAATGCCAACGGCGAAGGCAAAGGTGTAAAAGTGCTCGCCTATGATGTGCCAAAAAACCCAAAACAACCCTGGCCGTACCAACTCGTAGATTCGACCTTACACATTACCCACAATTTTGAGATCTGGGAAGACTCCGACGCCACCAAAGTACTCATCGGCAGCAAAGAAGGCGGCAAAGTGGTTTCGTACCGACAAAACCAATGGAAACCCACCGGACAGTGGATCGGCGAAGGATTGGGTGTAGGTGAAGTGCGCCGGGGATATTTACCCAATAAAGAGGCCTTTGTGGCGGCAATCGCTCCCTGGCACGGCAATCAATTGGTGGTTTTACACCCAAAAACCACCACTAAAAAAATCCTGACCGACCGCCTGAGCCAAGGCCACGCCTTGGCCTGCGGGGATTTTCTGGGCTTGGGCTATTCACAGATAGCCGTTGGCTGGCGCAATCCAAACCCCGACAAAAAAGTAGGGGTACGGTTGTTTGTTCCGAAAGATGCCGGCGGCGACAGCTGGGAGGAGTTTGTGCTCGATGAAAGTGTGATGATGGCCTGCGAAGAGCTCACGGCAGCCGACCTGGACAACGACGGCGATTTAGACATCATTGCCGCCGGCCGTGCTACACTCAACGTACTGATTTATTGGAACCAACGCATTGTTCGGTAACATACCGCCGTTAAATCGTATAGCTGTTATCCCTTTTATTTCATCAGGCCCGCCATACCATGCAGCATTTCATGGGCTACTTTTTCAGGGGCAAACGGCGCAACCAATTGCTTGGAAGCCTCGCCCATGCGCGATAATGACGCGGCATTTTGCACGAAATACCGCATTTTAACCACTAAATCCTGTTTTTGACGCGGGTCAAATGTAAAGCCGTTTTGACCCGTACGCACCAGATCTTCCACACAGCCGGCCGGCTCCGAGACCAGCACGGGTAAGCCGCAGATCAGGGCTTCGTTGACTACCAACCCCCATGGCTCCGATTCGCTGGGCAACACCAGCACATCGGCCAAAGCCAGGTATTCGGCCA
Above is a window of Runella slithyformis DSM 19594 DNA encoding:
- a CDS encoding FG-GAP repeat domain-containing protein, translating into MMKNLFVLFLGLVPTLLFSQSIAPHFKIQVVDNQISIGYGLAIGDVDGDKLPDILLADQKEIVWYKNDGTKNGNWKRHVMVANITPKDNVCIAARDIDGDGKVEIAIGAMWNPAETKDITQSGAVFYLIRPQDPTQRWEAVPLHHEITTHRMRWAQVSKNKYQLIVVPLHGLGNANGEGKGVKVLAYDVPKNPKQPWPYQLVDSTLHITHNFEIWEDSDATKVLIGSKEGGKVVSYRQNQWKPTGQWIGEGLGVGEVRRGYLPNKEAFVAAIAPWHGNQLVVLHPKTTTKKILTDRLSQGHALACGDFLGLGYSQIAVGWRNPNPDKKVGVRLFVPKDAGGDSWEEFVLDESVMMACEELTAADLDNDGDLDIIAAGRATLNVLIYWNQRIVR